ATTAAAATTGATAAAATGATGAGTTGTTTGTCCCAAACTTTATTTGTTTCTGTGCCAGTACATTGAAATATGCCACACGTTTAAAAGTATCCGTTACATGGTACAAAATCATTGACatcatcaattaatcaatcatatCATTCCACTGTTAGAGTGTGGAAATCTTCAAACTTGATTGGACATAAATCAACAGGAACGTGACTTATTCAAAGTAACATCAAACGCATGTGACTTGGAGGgaagtcaaacacacacaccacctgtTGCTGTTTTTAACCGTTGAGCGTGTTTGCCTGCTCTTGGCGGCGTTTCTGTAACACAGCCGTTGACCTAGAACATGTACGTCGACCCTGCACATCTCCTTTGCAGGGAGATAAAAGATATCAGGATGAGAATTGATGAACCAGGAAATGAGGTGGAGCTGAAGGAAATAGGGGAAAGGCCGCAAGCGTTGAATTAACATGTTTTGGAGTGAGCGCAGTTTCAAGCTACGTTTCGAATGAAGGCAACAGTTAATTATTTTCAGCAAAGATTTGCAAGATTTTTTTGGTAAcaacaatcaaataaataaataaaagcaatttCTGGAATGTGGCTGTGTACAAAGCAAGTCTGAAAGACCAAGCGAGAGCACGTGAGTGCACACATGCAGGGCCTCACTGGAAATTCCTGTCTGATCTGAGGGGGTTTATTTTGTCTGAACAAGATGGAAgttctcacacgcacgcacatgcacgaaAACCGGTTTAGACTTGCCTCCCTTTTGAAGGCTGTGCAATTCAAGTAATTGTTACAGGTCACCCTTGCAACGTGGCTTGCATTCAAATTCCCAGAATACACTGTGCAAACACCCGTTTAGGACTGTTATGGCATAAATGAAAGTCaaactgtgatgtcatattATTGCTTTATGGGCTTTCACTGATAACTCGCGGGTATGGTCGGTATTTACTCCTTTTTATTATAAGTGTATATATACGACATTATGCCTGAGCAGCAGTCgtagagcagagtggcgcagcggaagcgtgctgggcccataacccagaggtcgatggatcgaaaccatcctctgctatctACATTTTTTCACCTGATCTCCTACAAGTTAAAATTGTTGCCACCGGTTTATTTTTatcatgtgtatatatataagaCATTTGTCCGGACTTCGCACGTATACgtagagcagagtggcgcagcggaagcgtgctgggcccataacccagaggtcgatggatcgaaaccatcctctgctatctACATTTTTTCACCTGATCGCCTACAAGTtaaaattgcctttttttttttatcacgtgTATATATACGACATTTGTCCGGAATTCTTGCGTACAGCAAAGTGGCGCAGCGAAAGTGTACTGAGCCCGTAACCCAGAGGTCTATGGTTCGAAACCAGCCTCTGCCATTAACATTTTTTCACCTGATCACCTACAAGTTACAATTGTTGCCACCACTTTGTGTACGggtttttttaatcaagtgtaTATACGACATTTGTCCAGACTTCGTACTTACATgtagagcagagtggcgcagcggaagcgtgctaggcccataacccagaggtcgatggatcgaaaccatcctctgctattTAGGTTTTTTCACCTGATAACCTACAAGTTAAAATTGTTGCCACCACTTTTTgtactatattttttttaatcaagtgtaTATACGACATTTGTCCAGACTTCATACTTACACgtagagcagagtggcgcagcggaagcgtgctgggcccataacccagaggtcgatggatcgaaaccatcctctgctatccGTATTTTTTCACCTGATCACCTACAAGTTAAAATTGTTGCCACCACTTtttgtaccatttttttttttaatcaagtgtaTATACGACATTTGTCCAGACTTTATTCTTACACgtagagcagagtggcgcagcggaagcgtgctgggcccataacccagaggtcgatggatcgaaaccatcctctgctatctACATCTTTTCACCTACAAGTTAAAATTGTTGCCacaactttgtgtttttttttttttatcaagtgtatatatatatgacatATGTCCTAACATTTTACGTATACGcagagcagagtggcgcagcggaagcgtgctgggcccataacccagaggtcgatggatcgaaaccatcctctgctataTACGTTTTTTTCACCTGATCACCTACAAGTTAAAATTGTTGCCaccattttgtgtattttttttttaatcaagtgtaTATATACGACATTTGTCCGAACTTTACACGTATACgtagagcagagtggcgcagcggaagcgtgctgggcccataacccagaggttgatggatcgaaaccatcctctgctatccACATTCTTTCACCTACAAGTTAAAATTGTTGCCACCACTTtttgtaccatttttttttttaatcaagtgtaTATATACGACATTTGTCCGAACTTTATGCGTATACgtagagcagagtggcgcagcggaagcgtgctgggcccataacccagaggtcgatggatcgaaaccatcctctgctatctGTATTTTTTCACCTGATCACCTACAAGTTAAAATTGTTGCCACCACATTTTgtaccttttttttaatcaagtgtaTATACGACATTTGTCCAGACTTCATACTTACACGcagagcagagtggcgcagcggaagcgtgctgggcccataacccagaggtcgttggatcgaaaccatcctctgctatctacattttttcacctacaagttaaaattgttgccacaacttttttttttttttttttttaatcaagtgtaTATATACGACATATGTCCGGACATTATGCGTATACgtagagcagagtggcgcagcggaagcgtgctgggcccataacccagaggtcgatggatcgaaaccatcctctgctatctACATTTTTTCACCTACAAGTTAAAATTGTTGCCACCACTTTTTGtacgttatttttttaatcaagtgtaTATATACGACATTTGTCCGAACTTTACACGTATACgtagagcagagtggcgcagcggaagcgtgctgggcccataacccagaggttgatggatcgaaaccatcctctgctatccACATTCTTTCACCTACAAGTTAAAATTGTTGCCACCACTTtttgtaccatttttttttttaatcaagtgtaTATATACGACATTTGTCCGAACTTTATGCGTATACgtagagcagagtggcgcagcggaagcgtgctgggcccataacccagaggtcgatggatcgaaaccatcctctgctatctGTATTTTTTCACCTGATCACCTACAAGTTAAAATTGTTGCCACCACATTTTgtaccttttttttaatcaagtgtaTATACGACATTTGTCCAGACTTCATACTTACACGcagagcagagtggcgcagcggaagcgtgctgggcccataacccagaggtcgttggatcgaaaccatcctctgctatctacattttttcacctacaagttaaaattgttgccacaacttttttttttttttttttttaatcaagtgtaTATATACGACATATGTCCGGACATTATGCGTATACgtagagcagagtggcgcagcggaagcgtgctgggcccataacccagaggtcgatggatcgaaaccatcctctgctatctACATTTTTTCACCTACAAGTTAAAATTGTTGCCACCACTTTTTGtacgttatttttttaatcaagtgtaTATATACGACATTTGTCCAAAATTTATATGTATACgtagagcagagtggcgcagcggaagcgtgctgggcccataacccagaggtcgatggatcgaaaccatcctctgctatctACATTTTTTCACCTACAAGTTAAAATTGTTGCCACCACTTTTTGTAcgagttatttttttaatcaagtgtaTATATACGACATTTGTCCAAAATTTATATGTATACgtagagcagagtggcgcagcggaagcgtgctgggcccataacccagaggtcgatggatcgaaaccatcctctgctatctACATGTTTTCACCTACAAGTTAAAATTGTTGCCACCACTTTttgtaccgtttttttttttaatcaagtgtaTATATACGACATTTGTCCGAATTTTATGCGTATACgtagagcagagtggcgcagcggaagcgtgctgggcccataacccagaggtcgatggatcgaaaccatcctctgctatctATATTTTTTCACCTGATCACCTACAAGTTAAAATTGTTGCCACCATTTTGTGTacgtttttttaatcaagtgtaTATATACGACATTTGTCCGAACTTTAAACGTATACgtagagcagagtggcgcagcggaagcgtgctgggcccataacccagaggtcgatggatcgaaaccatcctctgctatccATATTTTTTCACCTGATCACCTACAAGTTAAAATTGTTGCCACCActttttgtacatttttaatcaagtgtatatatatatgacatTAGTCCGGACTGTATACGTATACATaaagcagagtggcgcagcggaagcgtgctgggcccataacccagaggtcgatggatcgaaaccatcctctgctatctACACTTTTTCACCTGATCACCTACAAGTTAAAATTGTTGCCACCACTTTttgtacaaatttttttttaatcaagtgtaTATATATGACATTTGTCCGAACTTCATATGTATACgtagagcagagtggcgcagcggaagcgtgctgggcccataacccagaggtcgatggatcgaaaccatcctctgctattTATGTTTTTTCACCTGATCACCTACAAGTTAAAATTGTTGCCACCACTttactatattttttttaatcaagtgtaTATATACGACATTTGTCCAGACTTTACATGTATTCgtagagcagagtggcgcagcggaagcgtgctgggcccataacccagaggtcgatggatcgaaaccatcctctgctatccACATTCTTTCACCTGATCACCTCCAAGTTAAAATTGCCACCAGTTTTATTTTCAATCAAGTGTATATATACGACCTTTGTCCGGACTTTACACTTATACgtagagcagagtggcgcagcggaagcgtgctgggcccataacccagaggtcgatggatcgaaaccatcctctgctatcGAAACCATCCTTTGCTATCTACAGTTTATCACCTACAAGTTAAAATTGTTGCCACCACTTTATGTAGTCTATTTCTTTTAATCAAATATTAACGCATATTTGTGATGGAAGTGATATGAATTCAGAAGTGATCTGCATTCCCTCTGACGTTGACTTCCCCAGTATATTTGTTGTTGCTGCTTTTGTTCTGTTGTGTGAGACAGGATGAGGCCCCAAACGTTATTATTTTGTCTGCTTTGAAAAAATATGCAGCTTttaatgtattgtctgaaaaaaAGGAAACGTGACAATAAGGCTTCAAGCGGTTCTATTTCTGCTTTGAGCGCCCCCTGGGGGGTGTTTTGTGTTACTATAGTTAAAGCGGACTCCTGATCAGTTGTTTTAGCTCTTACGCAAACAAGTGGCTTTGTTTCCTCGAGTAACGTTATTTTTGATGATTGCACAAAACACTAAATCAAATCGATCGATCAAATTGCTGTATGAGGACTACAAACTGGATAATAAAAACGTCATTTCATATATTTCTACCActcttatattattatattcatGTTATTTTAATTGAACCTATATTTGGCGAGAGGGTGTATGCAAAACCgtaaataaatgtaattaatggcaacaagtaaaaaaaaaaatgtcgagtTCGAACGTTTATGCGTACGTCATCACGCACGTACGTGGAACACGGAAGTCAGTTGGGAGGCTCTCTCCGTCCCAACGCgttgttttgattttgtttccCGTCGAAATCGACCATGTCACGGAAAGACGAAGAATTTTACCGATTCTTTAGCGTTACTGACATACGCACGCACGAGAAAGGATACACGGAGTACAAAGTGATCGGAAGGGTCAGTTACGTTCAGCATCCAAACGACTTTGTATTGACTCGTGGTTACGCCATAACTTAACACCAAGACAGTCTTGATTTGATGATGTCCTTTTTTTAAGTTTCTTGTAATCTTTCAAAGTCAAGTTTTGTAATGCCAAACATATTGAGCGCAGTGAATGAGAAGTTGAGATTGTTTCATGACAATCGCTTTGAAAATTCCTTCAGACACAATCAAAGGGGAATCATTGTTCCATATCATAATAGGCCTGAAGGTGGCCTTGATCCTCCTTGGCAAATCCAAACTCATGACTAGCTTCCCCCACCCTGCATAAATGAGGCAAATGGCATGTTCAATCTCAACATGGATTGGATCCTTTTACTTTCTAGTTTGTGCCCAAGCCTTGCCCCGAGGACGTGAAAGAGGTGGTCGTGTGGACGAGGTACTCGGAGCTGAAGAAGCTCCACACCGAGCTGGCCAACACCCACCGGAACCTGTTCCGAAGAGAGGAGGAATTCCCGCCGTTTCCGACAGCACAACGCTTTGGCAGAGGTGGGCTTCCGGGAAACAATTTGACATCTCGGTTGTCTCGTCTTTGGTACGTGAACGACCACGTTGTGACGTTTCCCTGTTAAACTGAAGTTCCTGTGGGCAGGAAGATTTGATGAGGCTGTGATTGAGGAGAGGAGGAAGGCTGCGGAAGACATGCTGGTCTTCTGTATGGGCATACCCGCACTCTATAAGAGCCCACACCTTATTGACTTCTTCAGGGTAATTATGTGGAGCATGAATCCATAAGAACAGTTAGTGCTGTACTGATGAGCTTACGGAAGTTGGCACGTCTCAAAGAACGGTACAAAACACTCATCcggaacaatattaatttgctgacGTACGTTTTGTCCTCCTCAGGACGGAGATATCACGAGGCCACAGGACCCCTCCCCCGACTCCGTCGCCCTACCTCCTCCTCTCATCCCCCTCCCCAAGCGGAGAGCCTCGGACTGTGAGCCGGCAGAGGAGGAGGCCGGCAGGGAGGCCCCCACTTTGCCCCAGGACCTGGGCACCAATCTACGGATTGACATGGGGAAGCCGGAAGTGGCGGCGGAGGCCTACAACGAGATGAG
The sequence above is drawn from the Syngnathus scovelli strain Florida chromosome 1, RoL_Ssco_1.2, whole genome shotgun sequence genome and encodes:
- the snx15 gene encoding sorting nexin-15 — encoded protein: MSRKDEEFYRFFSVTDIRTHEKGYTEYKVIGRFVPKPCPEDVKEVVVWTRYSELKKLHTELANTHRNLFRREEEFPPFPTAQRFGRGRFDEAVIEERRKAAEDMLVFCMGIPALYKSPHLIDFFRDGDITRPQDPSPDSVALPPPLIPLPKRRASDCEPAEEEAGREAPTLPQDLGTNLRIDMGKPEVAAEAYNEMSEGGECAEMDDRVTSAARRCTSQRSQEEVESLFDVAAEVCASPPKEDVWPVLSDNDLEVFDPCYKRDRCKYRDDHSELFSLPIGNPVNEAAMYLTRADAELKCAIAKEAQGAVSAAICGYRAAVEILITGVKDDPDPARKEAVVRRIAQYLEHAEKLLEGHDSPTHAPDLKGTHLVKTNTEDVSPNSQD